The Balaenoptera ricei isolate mBalRic1 chromosome 9, mBalRic1.hap2, whole genome shotgun sequence genome segment GTGGGGTGTTACTAATCagtttctctgtcttccttcctctccagaAGACTGTGGTTGCTCTTTCCTCAGTTATTCctatttaaccattttaagggACTGTCGGTCTTGGAGGGGCCAGACCTGAGATAACAGGACTATTATAAACCCCTGGTAGTCTGCATTCTGTGGTTCCACATAGAGGTCACCACCTCCGGAGGGTACGTTGATGGAGAAAGAGTTTGCAGGGCAGTTGTCTTTGATGTAAACTCAGAAGGAATTTCTTAGCATTTTTGAGATATCAACCTCAGCTATCTGGTCTCTCTGTACTTGAAtctggctgggggcagggaggggtcttTATTCCTAAACTCGCAATTCACAGACTGCCTAATTCTGCATTACTTTTAGGAATTTCAGAAGCCCGGGCCCCAAAGCATGCCCATCCTGATAATTTAAGCAATGGTTTATGGTCCGGCTTCCTACCGGCAGCAGCTGGAGCCACAGCGATCaagctgctgcttctgaggcaggAGGACGGGGAAGCGCCTTTTCACACGTCTTCCTAGAGctcagggggaggagagaaaccaGGGAGCTCGCACACTGGAAGAAACTGACTCCGCCACGCGGCGCCGCCCATGCCGCCGCGGCGCAGAGATGCACAGCCGAGTCCCCAGCTCCGCGGGATGGAGCTTCAGGGTGGAATAGGTGTCATTGGGTCTTTCAGCTGAGAATCGTTCCTTGGGCATCCTGACTCAGCTGCGGTGGTTTGGGAATGAAAGGAAATCAgaaactccatttccagccccagATTTTGTTGATACCAGTAAACAAATAGGTGACCAGAAATTGGATCACATCTGAGACTCACCCCTTGTCCTATCTCTCTGCTCCAGTGGATGGGGTCTGACGGACTCCAGGGACTGCATGTCctgtgggaggagatggaggcatCGAGAGTGGTCCTACAGTAGCTCCAAGTAAACATCTTCTACACAAGTTCTCATGCactcctgagctcacctcccctaGGAGGCAGGGGGTCACCCAGAAGAGGAGCCGGTGTCCATGGCAGGGTCGGGGCAGGATGAGCTTTCCCATCACTGGTTTCTGAGGCACAGCAGCCAAGAGGAATGGAGGTTCTGGGCTCCCCTGACAACACCCACAGACTCAGGGGTACCTTCTGCAGGAGATGGGGAATCCTTGATCCAGATGTTCAGTGTCTCGTTTACTTTGCTACATGGATGATGTAAGCAGGCTCCAAACCCACTTGAGAGCTCTTAGGGAAGTTGAAGTTTAAGGAAAACATAAGAGGAagtggaaaagggaaaagaagagagcaaaaatAGAGCAAGAAGAAAACGATAGAGCTCTACACAAGTTTGCAATTCTATCAATCTTAGAAAGTTCTCTTGGCAGAAGTTCTCAACGTTTCACATGAACAAAAAATCACCAGGGACTAGGCAAAATTATATGCATTCCTATAACCCTCCTCCAGAAATTCTGCCTCTGTCCTAGAATTTACCTGTTTAACCTAACACTCAGGTGAGGCAAGTTGTCTCAGATCACACTTTACAATTTTTTTGAGTAGAGATTCTTAATAGGCTAAACTAACCAAAAACAGAGCACTTAATGCAttaaattacatgttaaaatgtaaGTAGAACAAGAAGAATTATCCTGGGAAAGAGAATATTTACTGGATAAATTTAGGTTCTGAGAATTGCATTAAAAGAAAAGGATCAATAGGAAATGAGAAACCTAATTGAAGATGATGTAAATGAAGCTGAGAGAAATTTCCAGGGCTTAGGGTATAGTCAGTACTGTCAAATGCTTCAAAGAAATCAGGcaggcagagaaacagaaatgtcttttttccagcatgtatataattttaatgtttagGAGAATAGTTTCATAAGAATGGAAATATTCCCCTAAAAAGCTGAAGATAGCATTCAAAGGAGTGACTCTTTTGCAACAAAAGCAAAGGTGTTGGTGATCAAGAGTAAGACTGGATTTGGAGAGGAACACAAATGGACAATATGGGGCACTTATTTTTGAGCTTCTGTTTCAAGGGgtcagaatgaaattttgcctgaGAAAAGAAGAATTATATCTGGACTTCTGGGAGTAAAGCAACTGGGTTCATCTTATACTGAAATAAGAGCAGATGTGACTAGAAAGAGTGTATAAAAAAGCCTCGTGGTAGGTGGTGTAGAAATGACCAGTTTTGTGAAAGGAGTGGATCATCAAATTTTAACAGAGGGATTTTGAATTCTCTATCTGCTCTATGTCATGGCAATGACCTCCCTAGGTCCTCTCACTTACACTGATGTGGAATGTATTGTCCCTCATTACACTTTGGATCAGATACCTGAGGATTCTTCAACTGTCTGAATATCAGTTTTCAGTTGTCTGCACATCAGGTATTTTTCCACTGAGAACATATTAATCTGTCTCCTCCCTCAACTCCATAGAAACGAATTAGTGACTGTGGGGTCTGACACGGTTACACTTAAAATTAACATGCTTTTTGTGTTACCTGGATTTAACTCCTTAAAAAGAAAGTAACCAGTGTTTTCGCTTGGTCTGACATTATTCTAAAGACTAAGGATTTGATCCCTTCtctaattctttctcttttcctatccAGCAAATGCATTGATTATCCTTCACACCTCATGTGTGACGGACATCTCTTGGGTGACCCGGCTCCTAATTATAGAATTCCTCTCTTTGGAATCCTTGATCCATAAGGCCAAAGTGACAGACCCTCAGCTGCCATGTTGTTCAAAATAACTCAACTCATTTGACTAATGTACTTTCCAAAGCATGTTTCTGAGTAAAACAGGATCTTTTCTTCCCCCTATTTTCTGGATTTGGAATCTAGCATGAGAGAAGGTTGGTTCTTCTCAATGTGGCTGGAGGGCTGACATCTGAATCTAGAATCATCCGCTACTATGAAATCTAAGAAATAGAGGACAGGGGGCAGGCTTGCCTGCGCGGCCAGGCTGGGGACCTGCGTCCCCCCGCGAGCAAGGCTGACTCCTTCGGCTTCATGAGACCCCAGGCTTCGTGAGACCCCAAGCCGGGACGCCAGACCCCTCCAGAATGAAGGTCTTCCTGCCCGTGCTGCTGGCTGCCCTCCTGGGTGTGGAGCGAGCCCACTCCCTGGTGTGCTTCTCTTGCGTGAATAAGGACAGCAACTGGTACTGCCTGAAGCCCACCGTCCGCTCCGATACGGACAGCTACTGTGTGACCATCTCTGCATCCGCTGGCATCGGGAACGTGGTGGACTTGGGCTACACCCTGAACAAGGGCTGCTCCCGGATCTGCCCCATCCCGAGCGTCGACCTCTGCGCGGCGTCCGTGGGCAGCCGCTGCTGCCAGAGCTTCCCGTGCAACGTCAGTGCGGCCGACGGCGGGCTGCGGGCCAGCGTCACCGTGCTGGGCCTCGGGCTCCCGCTCAGCCTGCTGTCGGCTCTGCTGCGATTTGGCCCCTGACCGCCGAGACCCTGTGCCCGGCCCAGACTCCCAAagctgaggaaggaaggaaagcccAGCCCCTCCGAGACGCAAGAGGATCTCGAAGCCTCCTCCTCTGAATCCTCACCCTGCTGAGCGCCCCCTCTAGGCCCTGGGGCCCCCTAGGCCCCCCCTGCCCTCTGCACCCACACCCCTGCCAGCTACCCTTACTTCCCGGACAGCCTTCCAGGGGGAACCTGGGAACGGAGCCTGAGGGTCCCGGAGTCAGAACTGAGTCCCAGGGACGTGCTGGGAGGGACACGTGGTCCCAGGTCTGCCCCTGTGCAGGCCCTGTCCGTCCGCAGGTGCAGAAGATGGGCTGTGTGGACAGGCGTGTGGTCCGCGTGCCCTGCCGGGCGTGGGTGAGTGTGTGGCCAGGTCTCGGCCTGTGtcggggggaggggatgggagtaAGCGCCAGGACCCCGGCATCCGCAGCCCCTAGAGCCCCAAGCGCCAGGACAGAACCCCTTTCCCTGGCACCTCTGCACACCTCATTTCACTCACTTCAAGGGCAGCCTCTGGGGAGACAGGGCTGTCACTGTCCCCAGGTCTAGGCTGCTGACCCAGGAATCTGCTCCCAGCCCGAAATCCAGCTGCGTCTCGGGCCCCTCCCTCCACCGCCACACTGGAGCCCTCCTGCGGCTTCGGTGCCTCAGATAAACACAGATGTTCCCACCCTTTCCCGCTCTGGGTGTGGCCCAGAGCCCGAGACCGCCCCTCCCATCAGGGTCCTAACgacggggagggggcagcagagaTCCAGAGCCTCAGGTGTAGGGGGTCCGGGGGTCCCCTGCGATCGGGCACCACAGTGAGGCCCACTGGGAGGCAGTGGGGAAGAGAGTTGCCTGAGTCCACAGCTAGCTGCCCTCGGCCGGGCAGGGTTGTTCGGGAAGTTTATCCTCCGGACAGGACTGGACTGGACAGAGAAACCAGCGGAGGTCAGCCTGCTTCTGGCTGGAAGGCAGGACTCTGCAGAGGGAGGGATGGGGTTGGGCGGGAGGGGACCCCCCCCCCGGGGGTTCTGGGACTTGGGTACAGGGTACCTGGGCCAGTCAGGCTGAGGAGGACACAAAGCACAGCGGGGGGGTGAGGACGTGGGGGGAGGAGCTCAGTAAGTGGGTGAGCGAGTCATCCATCCCAAGGGCCTATGGGAGGAGTCGGGGGGGAACTCCCCTGGGAAGGCCTGGACCCCGGCTGGAGGGCAGGGGTGCTGCTGCCGGAGCCGGCAGCCCTccctgctgcacgcctactccccCGGCATGCCCGACTGTGGTCTGTGGCTAAGCCAGGGGGTCCCAGCCTCTGCAGTGGGGGAGTGTCTGAGTTCTAAGC includes the following:
- the LOC132371729 gene encoding lymphocyte antigen 6E-like — translated: MKVFLPVLLAALLGVERAHSLVCFSCVNKDSNWYCLKPTVRSDTDSYCVTISASAGIGNVVDLGYTLNKGCSRICPIPSVDLCAASVGSRCCQSFPCNVSAADGGLRASVTVLGLGLPLSLLSALLRFGP